From one Streptomyces sp. CA-210063 genomic stretch:
- a CDS encoding FecCD family ABC transporter permease has protein sequence MGTSTVRAAKGPRAVLLLVLSGAALLSLCALSMAFGALGVPLDQVWHTLLGDAPSSRIDSVIWSVRLPRTALGLATGAALGLSGALMQALTRNPLADPGILGVSAGAAFAVVLSVGVLGISSVYGYIWFAFGGAFVASVLVYLLGGLGRSGSTPVKLALAGVAVTSLLFSLTSAIALTDPDALNRYRFWNAGSLANQDEEVLFRVLPFLAVGAILALACAPALNSLALGDDVAKSLGLKLGLVRVQGVVAITLLTGGAVAVIGPVVFVGLVVPHIARVLAQLAGIGPDHRWLLPLSAVLAPCLLLAADIAGRLIARPTEVQAGILVAFIGGPFFIALVRRRRLAEL, from the coding sequence GTGGGGACCTCGACGGTCCGGGCGGCGAAAGGCCCCCGCGCGGTACTGCTGCTCGTGCTCTCGGGTGCGGCCCTGCTCTCGCTGTGCGCCCTGTCGATGGCGTTCGGCGCCCTGGGCGTCCCCCTCGACCAGGTCTGGCACACCCTGCTGGGCGACGCGCCGAGTTCCCGTATCGACAGCGTCATCTGGTCCGTACGGCTGCCGCGCACCGCCCTCGGCCTCGCCACCGGCGCCGCCCTCGGTCTGTCGGGCGCGCTGATGCAGGCGCTGACCCGCAACCCGCTCGCGGACCCGGGCATCCTCGGCGTCAGCGCGGGCGCGGCCTTCGCGGTCGTCCTGTCGGTCGGCGTGCTCGGTATCTCCTCCGTGTACGGGTACATCTGGTTCGCCTTCGGCGGGGCGTTCGTCGCCAGCGTCCTGGTGTACCTCCTCGGCGGTCTCGGGCGGTCCGGCTCCACGCCGGTCAAACTCGCCCTGGCCGGAGTCGCCGTGACCTCCCTGCTGTTCTCGCTGACCAGCGCCATCGCGCTGACCGACCCGGACGCCCTCAACCGCTACCGCTTCTGGAACGCGGGCTCCCTCGCCAACCAGGACGAGGAAGTCCTGTTCCGTGTCCTGCCGTTCCTGGCCGTCGGTGCGATCCTCGCCCTCGCCTGCGCCCCGGCCCTCAACAGCCTCGCCCTCGGTGACGACGTCGCGAAGTCGCTCGGGCTCAAGCTCGGCCTGGTCCGTGTCCAGGGCGTCGTCGCCATCACGCTGCTCACCGGGGGAGCGGTCGCCGTCATCGGGCCCGTCGTCTTCGTCGGCCTGGTCGTCCCGCACATCGCCCGCGTCCTCGCCCAGCTGGCCGGCATCGGCCCGGATCACCGCTGGCTGCTGCCCCTGTCCGCCGTCCTCGCGCCCTGCCTCCTCCTGGCCGCCGACATCGCCGGCCGGCTCATCGCCCGCCCGACCGAGGTCCAGGCCGGCATCCTCGTCGCCTTCATCGGCGGCCCCTTCTTCATCGCGCTGGTCCGCCGCCGCCGACTCGCGGAGCTGTGA
- a CDS encoding FecCD family ABC transporter permease yields the protein MTTELAPGARDSASRAPSRTAARITFRLPAPPVSGVVRPRLLTVCLLLAAAAFLAFSVETSVGDIDLPLTDVMKALVGTGDPATELIVHELRLPRALAGLLVGIAFGISGALLQTVTLNPLASPDMIGITQGAGTAVVAGIVLGWDGGLGTQALGLLGALVAGLLVYVLAWKRGTTGYRIVLVGIGVAWICTSITDYLMARGQRFQAQAALGWLVGNLNGRTWEQIGPLALTMAALVPLAILLGRQIRTLQLGDDVARGLGTRVQVVRVAVLLVAVGLVAFGTATAGPVAFVALAAPQVAQRLAGTPFPPPVAAGLTGAVMVLVSDLAARKVVPDTELPVGVVTGVLGAPVLLWLLIRANRAGSGG from the coding sequence ATGACGACCGAACTCGCGCCCGGGGCAAGGGACTCCGCCTCTCGGGCCCCGAGCCGGACAGCCGCCCGGATCACCTTCCGGCTGCCCGCCCCGCCCGTCTCCGGCGTCGTACGGCCCCGGCTGCTCACCGTCTGTCTGCTCCTGGCGGCCGCCGCCTTCCTGGCGTTCTCCGTGGAGACCTCCGTCGGGGACATCGACCTCCCGCTCACCGACGTCATGAAGGCCCTGGTCGGCACGGGCGACCCCGCCACCGAGCTGATCGTCCACGAACTGCGTCTGCCGCGCGCCCTGGCCGGGCTGCTCGTCGGCATCGCGTTCGGCATCTCCGGTGCCCTCCTCCAGACCGTCACCCTCAACCCGCTGGCCAGCCCCGACATGATCGGCATCACCCAGGGCGCCGGCACGGCGGTCGTCGCCGGGATCGTCCTCGGCTGGGACGGGGGCCTGGGCACCCAGGCGCTGGGCCTGCTCGGCGCGCTGGTCGCCGGGCTGCTGGTGTACGTCCTGGCCTGGAAGCGCGGTACGACCGGCTACCGGATCGTCCTCGTGGGTATCGGTGTCGCCTGGATCTGCACCAGCATCACCGACTACCTCATGGCCCGCGGCCAGCGCTTCCAGGCACAGGCCGCCCTCGGCTGGCTCGTCGGGAACCTCAACGGCCGCACCTGGGAACAGATCGGCCCGCTCGCCCTCACCATGGCCGCGCTGGTGCCCCTGGCGATCCTGCTCGGGCGGCAGATCCGCACCCTGCAACTCGGGGACGACGTCGCGCGGGGCCTGGGCACCCGCGTGCAGGTCGTCCGGGTGGCCGTCCTGCTCGTCGCCGTGGGACTGGTGGCCTTCGGTACGGCCACCGCCGGGCCGGTCGCCTTCGTGGCGCTCGCCGCCCCCCAGGTCGCCCAGCGGCTGGCCGGCACCCCCTTCCCACCGCCCGTCGCGGCGGGGCTCACGGGCGCCGTCATGGTGCTCGTGTCCGACCTCGCCGCCCGGAAGGTCGTCCCGGACACGGAACTCCCGGTCGGGGTCGTCACCGGTGTGCTCGGCGCACCCGTACTGCTGTGGCTGCTCATCCGCGCCAACCGCGCCGGTTCAGGAGGCTGA
- a CDS encoding ABC transporter ATP-binding protein: MRAEGLRLAYDDRIVVEDLDLVIPTGRVTAIVGANACGKSTLLRALARLLTPKAGAVHLDGRSVHSIPTRTLAQKLGILPQTPVAPEGLTVIDLVGRGRSPHQTWWRQWSQSDEEAVHEALRATAMTDLAHRAVDELSGGQRQRAWIAMAVAQGTPVMLLDEPTTYLDLAHQIDVLDLVTDLNRHQGRTVVMVLHDLNQACRYADHIIAMKNGRIAGEGVPADVITAAMVEDVFGLRCVVGEDPVSRTPMVIPMGRHHEGTVPAAVPVSGTTG, from the coding sequence CTGCGCGCCGAGGGCCTGCGCCTGGCCTACGACGACCGGATCGTGGTCGAGGACCTCGACCTGGTGATCCCCACCGGCCGCGTCACCGCCATCGTCGGCGCCAACGCCTGCGGCAAGTCCACCCTGCTGCGCGCCCTGGCCCGCCTGCTGACCCCCAAGGCGGGCGCCGTCCACCTCGACGGCCGCTCGGTGCACTCCATCCCCACCCGTACCCTCGCCCAGAAGCTCGGCATCCTCCCGCAGACACCCGTCGCCCCCGAGGGGCTGACCGTCATCGACCTGGTGGGGCGCGGCCGTTCACCGCACCAGACCTGGTGGCGGCAGTGGTCGCAGAGCGACGAGGAGGCCGTGCACGAGGCGCTCAGAGCCACCGCCATGACCGACCTCGCCCACCGAGCCGTCGACGAACTCTCCGGCGGACAGCGCCAGCGCGCCTGGATCGCCATGGCCGTCGCCCAGGGCACCCCGGTGATGCTCCTCGACGAGCCGACGACGTATCTCGACCTCGCCCACCAGATCGACGTCCTCGACCTGGTCACCGACCTCAACCGGCACCAGGGCCGCACCGTCGTCATGGTGCTGCACGACCTCAACCAGGCCTGCCGGTACGCCGACCACATCATCGCCATGAAGAACGGACGCATCGCGGGCGAGGGCGTCCCCGCCGACGTCATCACCGCCGCGATGGTCGAGGACGTGTTCGGACTGCGCTGTGTCGTCGGCGAGGACCCCGTCAGCCGCACGCCCATGGTCATCCCGATGGGCCGCCACCACGAGGGCACGGTGCCCGCCGCGGTGCCCGTCTCGGGCACCACCGGCTGA